In one Thunnus maccoyii chromosome 12, fThuMac1.1, whole genome shotgun sequence genomic region, the following are encoded:
- the LOC121908148 gene encoding voltage-dependent R-type calcium channel subunit alpha-1E-like isoform X4 encodes MARFGDESAPTTVDSGDGDLERGGDGQDAAAGLTASMKQAKAQRARTMALYNPVPHRQNCLTVNRSLFIFAEDNIIRKYARRIIEWPPFEYMILATITANCVVLALEQHLPGEDKTPMAKRLEKTEPYFIGIFCFEAGIKLVALGFVFHKGSYLRNGWNVMDFIVVLSGILATAGAHMNIPVDLRTLRAVRVLRPLKLVSGIPSLQIVLKSIMKAMIPLLQIGLLLFFAILMFAIIGLEFYSGKLHHTCLPSVDILDNETVDSSELAFACGVRKCPERYDCNDTWIGPNDGITQFDNILFAVLTVFQCITMEGWTAVLYNTNDALGTTWNWMYFIPLIIIGSFFVLNLVLGVLSGEFAKERERVENRRAFMKLRRQQQVERELNGYRAWIDRAEEVMLAEENKNSGRSPLDVLKRASKKTGPRRGAPGDDKYMDMSTASMSRSRMNFRSGRRGPAAYLRRKERMLRISIRRMVKTDTFYLMVLSLVALNTICVAIVHHNQPDWLTIFLYYAEFVFLGLFLAEMFLKIYGLGFRLYFHSSFNCFDCGVIVGSIFEVVWGFFRPGMSFGISVLRALRLLRIFKITKYWASLRNLVVSLMSSMKSIISLLFLLFLFIVVFALLGMQLFGGRFIFEDYTPTNFDTFPAAIMTVFQILTGEDWNEVMYNGIRSQGGVQYGMWSSIYFIVLTLFGNYTLLNVFLAIAVDNLANAQELTKDEEEEEEFFNQRYARGRDGLISDGRRRPYLYRKRAIHRGRPAFPEEAEGVPGAADEQPLNGSNAFAKRRERRRKVNMSVWEQRANQLRKRRQMASKEELFSSPTEDTAETPTIAHHSTLSPEASPAHLPESPMSVGMPLPEPPMSISIPMPEPPAAEPLVNLTEEKTGGANHRTTGGGRHRMARKFRPSQGPDEGARHRRHRHREARPEAKSLDYAQAPHEVPQVRRALSQERKIDEREEKEEREERADVEGVQDDCGTCIVNPYADVGEDRSRGADIPDPPQCEQLDWAEQGEGRHTDQYEPMPVETALEATEFTVRAIESENRPGSLNRDKSNLEGSVAIEMSAQPLLELTPMTVNSKELEAYQSEQRDIDEETEDEEPPITPKPVAPDSMFIFKASNPIRRICHYVVTLRYFEMTILLVIVASSIALAAEDPVCTSSERNKVLRYFDYVFTGVFTFEMIIKMIDQGLILHDGSYFRDMWNILDFIVVVGALIAFALTNNKGRDIKTIKSLRVLRVLRPLKTIKRLPKLKAVFDCVVTSLKNVFNILIVYQLFMFIFAVIAVQLFKGKFFYCTDSSMNTEKECQGYYIDYSRDKKEVKRREWKRHEFHYDNVCWALLTLFTVSTGEGWPQVLQHSTDVTEESMGPSRGNRMEMSVFYVVYFVVFPFFFVNIFVALIIITFQEQGDKMIQECSLEKNERACIDFAISAKPMTRYMPQNRQTFQYRLWHFVASPSFEYTVLVMIALNTVVLMMKYHSAPTAYDTVLKHLNTAFTVLFSMECILKIMAFGLVNYFRDTWNIFDFITVLGSITEIIVDLQSVNTINMSFLKLFRTARLIKLLRQGYTIRILLWTFVQSFKALPYVCLLIAMLFFIYAIIGMQVFGNIKLNDESHINQHNNFKTFFSALMLLFRSATGESWQEIMLSCLSGQECEPDPSIAPLTMSPDHEGGCGTDFAYCYFVSFIFFSSFLMLNLFVAVIMDNFEYLTRDSSILGPHHLDEFVRIWGEYDRLACGRIHYTAMYEMLTHMSPPLGLGKKCPAKIAYKRLVLMNMPVDEDMSVHFTSTLMSLIRTALDIKIARGGEDRIALDAELQKEISIIWPYLPQKTLDLLVPINKDTDMTVGKIYASMMIMDYFKQNKAKKLRQQLEAQKSNLMFKRLDASTLPEDILSNTQPLPMMAHSAGSALTRGGFVALSPISPQELFLQPISSDVDASQQQQTEVASGSMKRSASTLADQRVNGLWQEEQSPERVYRPRHKSYKAAVSRSEHRERGRSKECCHLLSPDTSRCNSEERSLQPSRSSSVEREHTQDKQGNSSDSPVPSTSESSTPSGRRPLSQTPTRSRPHISYSPLVCRTHPSVGEDEDEQGSPETTRRGKPAWETQKGITDEMGSESGQHPSPPRRYPSEPFLASQEDDHSPDPSGPMETLTFEAAVACSLGRSNTISSARPCLRTGWQVPNGHFRKRLAQTTSVAGCDPLSDTEEDDRC; translated from the exons CTTCTGCTTCGAGGCGGGGATCAAGCTGGTGGCTCTCGGTTTTGTTTTCCATAAAGGCTCCTACCTGAGGAACGGCTGGAACGTCATGGACTTCATAGTTGTGCTCAGTGG GATCCTGGCCACTGCTGGTGCCCACATGAACATCCCTGTAGACCTTCGGACCCTGAGGGCCGTGCGAGTGCTGAGACCGCTAAAACTCGTCTCCGGCATCCCCA GCCTGCAGATTGTCTTGAAGTCCATCATGAAGGCCATGATCCCGCTGCTCCAGATCGGCCTTCTCTTGTTCTTCGCCATCCTCATGTTTGCGATCATCGGCCTGGAGTTCTACAGCGGGAAGCTTCACCACACCTGCCTGCCATCTGTTGACATCCTCG ACAATGAGACTGTCGACTCGTCCGAGTTGGCGTTCGCATGCGGAGTGAGGAAGTGTCCGGAGAGATACGACTGCAACGACACCTGGATCGGACCCAATGACGGCATCACCCAGTTCGACAACATCCTGTTTGCCGTTCTCACTGTCTTCCAGTGCATTACCATGGAGGGATGGACGGCCGTTCTCTATAAT ACCAACGATGCTTTGGGCACCACATGGAACTGGATGTACTTCATTCCTCTCATCATTATTGGCTCGTTCTTTGTGCTGAACCTGGTGTTGGGTGTCTTGTCTGG AGAATTTGCTAAGGAGAGGGAGCGGGTGGAGAACAGGCGGGCCTTCATGAAGTTGCGCCGCCAGCAGCAGGTTGAGAGAGAACTGAACGGCTACCGAGCCTGGATAGACAGGGCAG AGGAGGTAATGCTTgcagaggagaataaaaattCAGGGAGATCGCCTTTAGATG TGCTAAAGAGAGCCAGTAAGAAGACTGGTCCACGGAGAGGAGCTCCAGGAGATGACAAGTATATGGACATGTCTACTGCCA GCATGTCGCGATCGAGGATGAACTTCCGCAGCGGCCGTCGTGGACCTGCTGCGTACCTGAGGCGTAAAGAGCGCATGTTACGCATCTCCATCCGCCGCATGGTGAAGACAGACACTTTCTATTTGATGGTGCTCAGTCTGGTGGCTCTCAACACCATCTGTGTGGCCATCGTCCACCACAACCAGCCCGACTGGCTGACCATCTTCCTCT ACtatgcagagtttgttttcctGGGGCTGTTTCTGGCTGAGATGTTTTTGAAAATCTATGGTCTGGGTTTCCGGCTGTACTTCCATTCATCTTTCAACTGCTTCGACTGTGGG GTTATTGTTGGCAGCATCTTTGAGGTGGTTTGGGGTTTCTTCCGGCCTGGCATGTCATTTGGCATCAGTGTACTGAGGGCGCTGAGATTATTGAGAATCTTCAAGATCACCAA ATACTGGGCCTCTCTCAGGAACCTGGTTGTGTCCCTCATGAGCTCCATGAAGTCCATTATCAGCctgctttttcttctcttcctctttattGTGGTGTTTGCTCTGCTGGGGATGCAGCTTTTTGGAGGAAG GTTCATCTTTGAAGATTACACTCCCACCAACTTTGACACGTTTCCAGCTGCCATCATGACAGTGTTTCAG ATTTTGACTGGTGAGGACTGGAACGAGGTGATGTATAATGGGATCCGCTCGCAGGGTGGCGTGCAGTATGGCATGTGGTCATCGATCTACTTCATAGTGCTTACCCTGTTTGGAAATT ACACACTGCTCAACGTCTTCTTGGCCATCGCTGTTGATAATCTGGCCAACGCACAGGAGCTGACAAAG gatgaagaggaagaagaggaattCTTCAACCAGAGGTACGCCAGAGGAAGAGATGGCTTGATATCTGA TGGGAGAAGAAGACCCTACCTATACAGGAAACGGGCGATCCACCGAGGCCGACCAGCTTTCCCAGAAGAGGCAGAGGGGGTGCCAGGAGCCGCAGACGAGCAGCCGCTCAATGGCTCCAACGCCTTCGCCAAACGCcgtgagaggaggagaaaagttAACATGTCAGTGTGGGAGCAGAGGGCCAACCAGCTACGCAAACGTCGCCAGATGGCGAGCAAAGAGGAGCTGTTCAGCAGCCCCACAGAAGACACGGCCGAAACTCCCACCATTGCCCACCACTCTACGCTTTCCCCAGAGGCCAGCCCGGCTCACCTGCCTGAGTCACCCATGTCTGTGGGGATGCCCCTCCCCGAGCCCCCGATGTCCATATCCATCCCCATGCCTGAGCCTCCGGCTGCTGAGCCTCTGGTAAACCTGACTGAGGAGAAAACTGGAGGAGCCAACCACCGGACTACAGGCGGGGGCAGGCACAGGATGGCCCGCAAGTTCAGGCCCAGTCAGGGGCCGGACGAAGGGGCGCGGCACAGACGCCACCGCCACCGAGAGGCTCGCCCTGAGGCCAAGAGTTTGGACTATGCCCAAGCGCCACATGAGGTGCCACAAGTCAGACGAGCACTCAGCCAAGAGAGGAAGATAGATGAGagggaagagaaggaagaaagagaggagagagcagacGTAGAAGGAGTCCAGGATGATTGTGGAACGTGCATCGTCAACCCGTATGCAGACGTTGGAGAAGACCGTAGCAG agGCGCTGACATTCCTGATCCTCCTCAGTGTGAGCAGCTGGACTGGGCAGAGCAGGGTGAAGGCAGGCACACAGACCAGTATGAACCCATGCCAGTGGAGACTGCTTTAGAGGCCACAGAGTTCACTGTGCGCGCCATTGAATCCGAGAACCGCCCAGGTTCCCTCAACCGTGACAAGTCCAACCTGGAGGGAAGCGTTGCCATCGAAATGTCTGCACAGCCGCTGCTGGAGCTCACGCCCATGACAG TGAACAGCAAAGAGTTGGAGGCATACCAGTCTGAGCAGAGAGACATAGACGAAGAGACAGAGGATGAAGAACCTCCGATTACTCCCAAACCTGTAGCTCCTGACAGCATGTTCATCTTCAAGGCCTCCAACCC TATCAGACGGATCTGCCACTATGTGGTTACTCTGCGCTACTTTGAGATGACAATCCTCCTCGTGATCGTGGCGAGCAGCATTGCACTGGCCGCTGAGGACCCCGTGTGCACCAGTTCAGAGAGAAACAAG GTCCTTCGTTATTTTGATTACGTCTTCACCGGAGTGTTCACCTTTGAAATGATCATTAAG ATGATAGACCAGGGTCTCATTCTGCACGACGGCTCTTATTTCCGAGACATGTGGAACATCCTGGACTTCATTGTGGTGGTGGGAGCTCTGATAGCCTTTGCTCTAAC aaacaacaaaggCCGAGACATCAAGACAATAAAGTCCCTCAGAGTTTTGAGAGTCCTGCGACCTCTTAAAACTATCAAGAGACTTCCTAAACTCAAG GCTGTTTTTGACTGTGTGGTCACATCTCTGAAGAACGTCTTCAACATCCTCATCGTGTACCAGCTCTTCATGTTCATCTTCGCTGTCATTGCTGTGCAGCTGTTTAAGGGGAAGTTCTTCTACTGTACTGACAGCTCTATGAATACAGAGAAGGAATGCCA AGGCTACTATATTGACTACAGCAGAGACAAAAAGGAGGTGAAGAGGAGAGAGTGGAAGAGACACGAGTTCCACTACGACAACGTCTGCTGGGCCCTCCTCACCCTTTTCACTGTCTCAACTGGAGAGGGATGGCCCCA GGTCCTGCAGCACTCTACTGACGTTACAGAGGAGAGCATGGGGCCGAGTCGAGGGAACCGGATGGAGATGTCCGTTTTCTACGTGGTCTACTTTGTGGTCTTTCCATTCTTCTTTGTCAACATCTTTGTggctctcatcatcatcaccttccaGGAGCAGGGTGACAAGATGATTCAGGAGTGCAGTCTGGAGAAGAACGAG AGGGCTTGTATTGACTTCGCCATCAGTGCCAAGCCGATGACCCGCTACATGccccagaacagacaaaccttCCAGTACAGGCTGTGGCACTTTGTGGCGTCGCCGTCTTTTGAGTACACAGTGCTGGTCATGATCGCCCTCAACACTGTGGTTCTCATGATGAAG taCCACTCAGCCCCAACAGCCTACGATACAGTCCTAAAGCACCTTAACACAGCCTTCACTGTCCTCTTCTCCATGGAGTGCATACTCAAGATCATGGCATTTGGTTTAGTG AACTACTTTCGAGATACTTGGAACATTTTTGATTTCATCACCGTTCTTGGCAGCATCACCGAGATAATTGTGGATTTACAG TCGGTGAACACCATCAATATGAGTTTCCTGAAGCTTTTCCGAACAGCCAGGTTGATCAAGCTGCTGAGGCAGGGTTACACCATTCGTATCCTGCTGTGGACTTTTGTACAATCTTTCAAG GCTCTTCCGTACGTCTGTCTTCTCATTGCTATGCTTTTCTTCATATATGCCATAATCGGAATGCAG GTGTTTGGAAACATCAAGCTGAATGACGAGAGCCACATCAATCAGCACAACAATTTTAAGACCtttttcagtgcactgatgCTGCTCTTCAG GAGCGCGACAGGCGAGTCCTGGCAGGAGATTATGctttcctgtctgtcaggtCAGGAGTGTGAACCAGACCCTTCCATCGCCCCCCTCACCATGTCTCCAGACCACGAAGGAGGCTGCGGGACCGACTTTGCCTACTGCTACTTCGTCTCATtcatcttcttcagctccttCCTG ATGCTGAATCTGTTTGTGGCTGTGATTATGGATAACTTTGAGTACCTGACGCGAGACTCCTCAATCCTGGGTCCCCATCACCTGGACGAGTTTGTCCGAATCTGGGGAGAGTACGATCGTTTGGCATG TGGCCGTATCCACTACACCGCCATGTACGAGATGTTAACGCACATGTCACCGCCGCTGGGCCTGGGTAAAAAATGTCCTGCTAAGATCGCCTATAAG AGGTTGGTGCTGATGAACATGCCTGTGGACGAGGACATGTCTGTCCACTTCACCTCGACGCTGATGTCACTCATCCGCACTGCGCTGGACATCAAAATAGCTAGAG GTGGTGAGGACCGCATCGCTCTGGATGCTGAACTTCAAAAGGAGATCAGTATCATTTGGCCTTATCTGCCCCAGAAGACATTGGACCTACTGGTACCTATCAACAAAG ATACGGACATGACAGTGGGGAAGATCTATGCTTCGATGATGATAATGGACTACTTCAAACAGAACAAAGCCAAGAAACTCCGGCAACAACTAGAAGCTCAG AAGAGTAACTTGATGTTCAAGCGTCTGGATGCCTCGACCCTCCCGGAGGACATCCTCTCCAACACCCAGCCGCTGCCGATGATGGCCCACAGCGCTGGCTCAGCACT GACCAGAGGAGGATTTGTGGCTTTGAGCCCCATCTCACCCCAGGAACTATTTTTACAGCCCATAAGTTCAGACGTTGATGCTAGTCAACAGCAG CAGACAGAGGTTGCGAGTGGCTCCATGAAGCGTTCTGCCTCCACTCTTGCGGATCAACGGGTGAACGGTCTTTGGCAGGAAGAGCAAAGTCCAGAGCGAGTGTATCGACCTCGTCACAAAAGCTACAAGGCTGCCG TTTCTCGGTCTGAGCACAGGGAGCGTGGCCGGTCCAAGGAATGCTGTCACCTCCTCTCTCCAGACACGTCTCGTTGTAACTCAGAGGAAAGGAGCTTGCAGCCCTCTCGCTCCTCCAGCGTAGAGAGAGAACACACCCAAGATAAACAG GGTAACAGTTCTGACAGTCCGGTGCCCTCCACCTCAGAGTCCAGCACCCCCAGCGGCCGACGACCTTTATCACAAACCCCAACCCGCTCTCGCCCTCACATCTCCTACTCCCCACTCGTGTGTCGCACACACCCCTCCGTCGGCGAAGACGAGGACGAGCAGGGCAGCCCAGAGACCACGAGGCGGGGCAAGCCCGCCTGGGAGACCCAGAAGGGGATCACAGACGAGATGGGGAGCGAGTCTGGCCAACACCCATCCCCGCCTCGACGCTACCCCTCCGAGCCATTCCTGGCCTCACAGGAGGACGACCACAGCCCGGACCCCTCCGGTCCCATGGAGACGTTGACCTTCGAGGCGGCTGTGGCCTGCAGCCTGGGACGCTCAAACACCATCAGCTCGGCCCGCCCGTGCTTGCGGACTGGCTGGCAGGTCCCCAATGGACATTTTCGGAAGCGTCTGGCGCAGACAACCTCCGTTGCAGGCTGTGATCCACTCAGCGATACAGAGGAGGACGACAGGTGCTAG